In Thermus antranikianii DSM 12462, one DNA window encodes the following:
- a CDS encoding proton-conducting transporter membrane subunit: protein MSPLWTFLPLVLALLSVGTPWRFRGLSLFLGMAGLAWGVLGGMGWASGLGAPYLYLLLLGALTLGLAPYLPAYLAHHPREAHLYGLLLPLFLASMAGVALASPGLGFLFLWEGMALLGYFLIALEGPNALAGARAFFLASRLSGAGLYLAFLGHGHVGADWVWAGLLLGFGVKAALFPFHAWLPQAHPVAISPVSALLSGAMTKLGLLGLYQSQYWFGPPPPWVGWVLLLLGLLGAVYALVRGLGEEDLKGALAYSSVENLGLMLAALGAYFLKPMPLLLGAFFLHQVAHALFKGLLFLGAGALEERRISHLGGLFRKAPGLGALALWGMGVGAGLPPGPVFLAEWQLYQGFLQGPFLMPLAAGALALVGALALYFYVRLYGLAFLGLPRGEVALHWTQGMRLSLGVLAGLLLLLALVPGLVLDPLGVPTYPNWLLLILLGVLAGVFYRGLLRMPMRAYGTWDCGFQPLTPRMQPNGLGFAEPALRLFPFLRLQVGEHPRLEEPLAEVYPGVGRIYARLAAWVQTLQSGSLHLYLLLQLLTLVVVLGVVLL, encoded by the coding sequence ATGAGCCCCCTTTGGACCTTTTTGCCCTTGGTCCTGGCGCTTCTATCCGTCGGGACCCCGTGGCGTTTCCGGGGGCTTTCCCTCTTCCTGGGCATGGCGGGCCTAGCTTGGGGGGTGCTGGGGGGTATGGGCTGGGCTTCGGGATTGGGCGCTCCTTACCTTTACCTCCTTCTCCTCGGAGCCTTGACCCTGGGCCTTGCTCCCTACCTTCCTGCCTACCTGGCCCATCACCCCCGTGAGGCGCACCTTTATGGCCTTCTGCTTCCCCTTTTCTTGGCCAGCATGGCGGGGGTGGCCTTGGCTTCCCCTGGGCTTGGCTTCCTCTTTTTGTGGGAGGGCATGGCCCTTTTGGGCTATTTTCTCATCGCCCTCGAGGGGCCAAACGCCCTGGCAGGGGCCCGGGCCTTTTTCCTGGCGAGCCGCCTTTCGGGGGCTGGGCTTTACCTGGCCTTCCTGGGGCACGGACATGTGGGGGCTGACTGGGTCTGGGCCGGACTTCTTTTGGGCTTTGGGGTGAAGGCAGCCCTCTTCCCCTTCCACGCCTGGTTGCCCCAGGCCCACCCGGTGGCCATAAGCCCGGTTTCGGCCCTGCTTTCCGGAGCCATGACCAAGCTGGGCCTTCTTGGCTTGTACCAGTCCCAGTACTGGTTCGGTCCACCCCCGCCCTGGGTGGGGTGGGTTTTGCTCCTCTTGGGCCTTCTGGGTGCGGTGTACGCCCTGGTGCGGGGCCTTGGGGAAGAGGACCTAAAGGGCGCTTTGGCCTATTCCAGCGTGGAGAACCTGGGCCTCATGCTTGCCGCCTTGGGGGCCTATTTCCTGAAGCCCATGCCCTTGCTCCTGGGGGCCTTTTTCCTCCATCAGGTGGCCCATGCCCTGTTCAAGGGGCTCCTTTTCCTGGGGGCAGGAGCCCTGGAGGAGCGGCGGATTTCCCACCTGGGGGGGCTTTTTCGCAAGGCTCCCGGACTTGGAGCCCTCGCCTTGTGGGGAATGGGGGTGGGGGCGGGCCTCCCTCCTGGCCCAGTGTTTCTTGCGGAATGGCAGCTTTACCAAGGCTTTTTGCAGGGGCCTTTCCTGATGCCCCTGGCCGCCGGGGCCTTGGCCCTGGTGGGGGCCTTGGCCCTCTACTTCTACGTGCGCCTATACGGGCTAGCCTTCTTGGGCCTGCCTCGAGGCGAGGTTGCCCTGCACTGGACCCAGGGGATGCGCCTCAGTCTTGGGGTGCTGGCGGGGCTCCTCCTCCTTTTGGCCTTGGTGCCCGGGTTGGTCCTGGACCCCCTTGGGGTTCCCACCTACCCCAACTGGCTACTCTTGATCCTTCTTGGGGTTCTGGCTGGGGTGTTTTACCGGGGCCTTCTCCGGATGCCCATGCGGGCCTACGGTACCTGGGACTGCGGTTTCCAGCCCCTCACCCCCAGGATGCAACCCAACGGCCTGGGCTTCGCCGAACCGGCCCTTCGCCTTTTCCCCTTCCTTCGCCTCCAGGTGGGGGAGCATCCTCGTCTAGAGGAACCCTTGGCCGAGGTGTACCCCGGGGTGGGGCGGATTTACGCCCGCCTTGCGGCTTGGGTGCAAACCCTGCAGTCAGGAAGCCTGCACCTTTACCTTCTCCTGCAACTCCTCACCTTGGTGGTGGTTCTGGGGGTGGTCTTGCTATGA
- a CDS encoding proton-conducting transporter membrane subunit, whose product MLYLLVLLPLVVFLARKEAGRLVRLSVLVPLFSFLLAPFLLGTAAGPFRLDGVGLFYLLLTDLIYALVALFARGYFARAEAWRFYWAGALFLASAHGAYLAHNLGMLWVFVEGSTLASALLVYHKGGARPLEATWKYLMLGSVGIAMGLIGVILVYALVGGATLDWGEVRSLVGEADPEGLKVAFALLLVGFGTKVGLFPLQAWLPDAHAEAPGPASALLSGTLLNVAFYALLRYAAIMQAAGLFAFASSLLLTFGLLTLLFAALFLFGQKEYKRLLAYSSMEHMGLAVFALGLGLPWLALFHTLAHSLAKTLAFLGASGILSLTHAKEVGRVGGLVFHLPALGIPYVLALAALGGLPPFPLFFAEFKAVEAAMRWPGLAGLYLLGLGMAFAGLLPPMAQMGFGRGKPLRGQGLDLWILWLLLGILVILGVFPGVEVFKELEVVLWRK is encoded by the coding sequence GTGCTGTATCTTCTGGTCCTCTTACCGTTGGTGGTCTTCCTGGCCCGCAAGGAGGCCGGTCGGCTGGTGCGGCTTTCCGTTTTGGTGCCCCTTTTCAGCTTTCTTCTGGCTCCGTTTCTGCTGGGTACGGCAGCGGGTCCTTTCCGGTTGGATGGGGTAGGGCTCTTTTATCTCCTTCTGACCGACCTGATCTACGCCCTGGTGGCGCTTTTTGCCCGGGGCTACTTTGCCCGGGCGGAAGCCTGGCGCTTCTACTGGGCGGGTGCCCTTTTCTTGGCCTCGGCCCATGGGGCCTACCTGGCCCACAACCTGGGCATGCTCTGGGTTTTCGTGGAGGGTAGCACCCTGGCCTCGGCTCTTCTGGTCTACCACAAGGGTGGAGCCCGTCCCCTCGAGGCCACCTGGAAATACCTCATGCTGGGCAGCGTGGGCATTGCCATGGGGCTCATCGGGGTCATCCTGGTCTACGCCCTGGTGGGCGGGGCCACCCTGGACTGGGGAGAGGTTCGGTCCCTGGTGGGGGAGGCCGATCCCGAGGGGCTTAAGGTGGCCTTCGCCCTTCTTTTGGTGGGCTTTGGGACCAAGGTGGGGCTATTCCCCTTGCAGGCCTGGCTTCCCGATGCCCACGCCGAGGCCCCGGGGCCGGCTTCGGCCTTGCTTTCGGGAACCCTCCTCAACGTGGCCTTTTACGCCCTTCTCCGCTACGCCGCCATCATGCAGGCGGCGGGGCTTTTCGCCTTTGCCTCCAGCCTGCTCCTTACCTTTGGCCTGCTTACCCTTTTATTTGCGGCCCTCTTCCTCTTTGGACAGAAGGAATACAAGAGGCTTCTCGCCTACTCCAGCATGGAGCACATGGGCCTGGCGGTCTTCGCCTTGGGCCTGGGATTGCCCTGGCTGGCCCTTTTCCATACCCTGGCCCACTCCCTGGCCAAAACCCTGGCCTTTTTGGGGGCCAGCGGTATCCTGTCCCTCACGCACGCCAAGGAGGTGGGGCGGGTGGGCGGGCTGGTCTTCCACCTGCCGGCCTTGGGGATCCCCTACGTCCTGGCCTTGGCGGCCCTGGGGGGCCTGCCTCCCTTTCCCCTCTTCTTCGCCGAGTTTAAGGCGGTGGAGGCGGCCATGCGCTGGCCTGGGCTGGCGGGGCTCTACCTTTTGGGCCTGGGTATGGCGTTTGCTGGCCTCCTTCCTCCCATGGCCCAGATGGGCTTCGGCAGGGGGAAACCCCTTAGGGGGCAGGGCCTGGATCTCTGGATTTTGTGGTTGCTCCTGGGCATCCTGGTGATCCTCGGCGTGTTCCCGGGGGTGGAGGTGTTTAAGGAGTTGGAGGTGGTGCTGTGGAGAAAGTGA
- a CDS encoding NADH dehydrogenase has translation MALLNTLVLAILATGFLMVSRRSLDAIIRLYALQNILLALVSFGLAGGELHFVLAGLALFAVKGVLIPWYLFWLIDRLEVSHEVEGYLSVSLSLLLAGLLTALAFRVGKAFVLPEAPLPQGVPVALSLVLLGILSMVSRKKAISQVLGFLALENGVFLMALSESHGLPLFVELGVALDAFAAVFLAGILIFRIKGEMGHVDTARMRSLRG, from the coding sequence ATGGCGCTTTTAAACACCTTGGTCCTGGCCATTCTGGCCACAGGTTTCCTGATGGTGAGCCGCCGCAGCCTGGACGCCATCATCCGGCTCTACGCCCTGCAGAACATCCTTTTGGCCCTGGTTTCCTTCGGGCTTGCGGGAGGGGAGTTGCACTTCGTGCTGGCCGGCTTGGCCCTCTTTGCGGTTAAGGGGGTGCTCATACCCTGGTACCTGTTCTGGCTGATCGACCGCCTCGAGGTGAGCCACGAGGTGGAGGGGTACCTGTCCGTTTCCCTCTCCCTCCTTTTGGCAGGGCTCCTCACCGCCTTGGCCTTCCGGGTGGGGAAGGCCTTTGTGCTTCCCGAGGCCCCCTTGCCCCAAGGGGTGCCCGTGGCCCTCTCCTTGGTGCTTCTGGGAATCCTTTCCATGGTGAGCCGCAAAAAGGCGATAAGCCAGGTTCTGGGCTTCCTGGCGCTGGAGAACGGGGTTTTCCTCATGGCCCTTTCCGAGAGCCACGGCCTGCCCCTCTTCGTGGAGCTGGGGGTGGCCTTGGATGCCTTCGCTGCCGTGTTCTTGGCGGGGATCCTCATCTTCCGCATCAAGGGGGAAATGGGGCATGTGGATACCGCGAGGATGCGCTCTCTAAGGGGGTAA
- a CDS encoding ArsR/SmtB family transcription factor, whose protein sequence is MPSILHRYKAEFFKALGHPLRLAILDALRGGERSVSALQRELGVEQSVLSRQLSLLRERGLVEARREGQMVYYRTRDPEVYAFLDLGRRIFERHLEAERERLEALREEE, encoded by the coding sequence ATGCCTAGCATCCTCCACCGCTACAAGGCGGAGTTCTTCAAGGCCCTGGGCCATCCCTTGCGCCTGGCCATCCTGGATGCCCTGCGGGGGGGAGAGCGCTCGGTTTCCGCCCTGCAACGGGAGCTCGGGGTGGAACAGTCGGTGCTTTCCAGGCAGCTTTCCCTCCTGCGGGAGCGGGGCCTGGTGGAGGCCAGGAGGGAAGGGCAGATGGTCTACTACCGCACCCGGGACCCGGAGGTCTACGCCTTCTTGGATCTGGGGCGGCGGATCTTTGAACGGCACCTCGAGGCGGAAAGGGAGCGCCTGGAAGCCCTGAGGGAGGAGGAATGA
- a CDS encoding respiratory chain complex I subunit 1 family protein — MTALLALVLAPLFSGSVKWLKARLTHRQGLSPLMEYRNLFKLWRKVWIAPHPTTPLFLLGPILALLGTLGALALLPILPGPTFKGDFLLALYLLGLGRFVQMLAALDAGSSFGAQGSYREGVVTVLAEPGTLMALAGAVLLGEGFSLSGLPELGVENSLVLLLALASLALGLLAEGARMPVDDPTTHLELTMIHEAQILDHSGPLLALYELAGSLKMLFYAGLMALLLPGFKPLVFLGVGAAWVLALAYLETYGVKLRYLRLPDFLSYNTLFGVLALLGAIWRF, encoded by the coding sequence ATGACGGCGCTCTTGGCCCTGGTGTTGGCTCCGCTTTTTTCGGGAAGCGTCAAGTGGCTGAAGGCTAGGCTTACCCACCGGCAGGGGCTTAGCCCGCTGATGGAATACCGAAACCTGTTCAAGCTCTGGCGGAAGGTCTGGATAGCGCCCCATCCCACCACCCCCCTTTTCCTCCTCGGGCCCATCCTGGCTCTTTTGGGAACCCTGGGAGCCTTGGCCCTCTTGCCCATCCTTCCTGGCCCAACCTTCAAGGGGGACTTTCTCCTCGCCCTTTACCTCCTGGGCCTCGGGCGCTTTGTTCAAATGCTGGCGGCCCTGGATGCGGGTAGCAGTTTTGGGGCCCAGGGAAGTTACCGGGAGGGTGTGGTCACGGTGTTGGCGGAGCCCGGGACCCTTATGGCCTTGGCCGGGGCAGTCCTCTTGGGGGAAGGGTTTTCCCTGAGCGGTCTCCCCGAGCTTGGGGTGGAGAACAGCTTGGTGCTGTTGCTGGCCCTGGCCTCTCTCGCCCTTGGCCTTCTGGCCGAGGGAGCGAGGATGCCGGTGGACGATCCCACCACCCACCTGGAGCTCACCATGATCCACGAGGCGCAGATTCTGGACCATAGCGGCCCTCTTCTGGCCCTGTACGAGCTTGCCGGGTCGCTCAAGATGCTCTTCTATGCGGGGCTCATGGCCTTGTTGTTGCCGGGGTTCAAGCCCCTGGTCTTCCTGGGGGTGGGGGCGGCCTGGGTTTTGGCGCTGGCCTACCTGGAGACCTACGGGGTAAAGCTCCGCTACCTGAGGCTTCCGGACTTTCTTTCGTACAACACCCTTTTCGGGGTGCTGGCGCTTTTGGGGGCGATATGGCGCTTTTAA